In one window of Octopus bimaculoides isolate UCB-OBI-ISO-001 chromosome 20, ASM119413v2, whole genome shotgun sequence DNA:
- the LOC106867272 gene encoding zinc finger protein 184, with protein sequence MASKEEPMVQFVDEKLISNVMKNLYDQRKISRFCDIVFKVCGEEIFAHSNVLAAASPYFASFLGMGQDLPRAFSQKAPQIIEIHIDGASDSNSGYGMAVRKVVDFMYTSVIELSLNVLSQVVEIAKIMQMDRVLEYCERFRQSVQTSGITTVVDSKLPSQEDPQQIKKDPDYQLDNLITNNFVAGESLPPQEIGDSKDQTTQTNIFTHSNSNVLSVSNNCLVLSSTAVTSSASVQPCETINGQPFQVSGSTAETIFEESTPIQDITTDSLMDETLSTLVTHTTTSTNTTSIITTATNINSVSNSENQNLSPTIESDKTEDSVETGKPDTEPEAQIELEEKSLSQCPGAVRSSLRIRLGKKHTRSRSIYRNKGKTRSRLHTSSNNNQNSANNNDSSGGNGKCKKLGKVNNVNFEVYVCDDCLYSTYSFYHFKRHQKIHLEGKYGCDKCDYKANKLKTLTDHNRSHLHAELQCSYCDYKATNAEELTLHLSRHSGEHPYFCCLCDMKFKTKTQLNLHAPKHSEDKPFVCPKCFAGFKWKHALKSHMVVHSNTKDHLCDVCGFATAHKSQLKAHHLIHTGETFKCTVQGCIFQALKRQNLKYHMLTHTHEKPHVCRVCNQSFSLIKNMKRHMLLHSNDRPYKCDHCSFTSTRYDKLKEHLLKQHGIGERPNKKHRISDYQISNNNGLFTESYEEAEENSTKEENTIPPTTTQIVITASDDIPVPFAITRVNSDGFTEISYPTIQYV encoded by the coding sequence ATGGCGTCGAAGGAAGAGCCGATGGTTCAGTTCGTCGACGAAAAACTTATAAGCAACGTTATGAAAAATTTATACGATCAAAGAAAGATATCCCGTTTCTGTGACATTGTATTTAAAGTATGTGGCGAGGAAATTTTTGCTCATAGTAATGTATTGGCTGCTGCTAGTCCATATTTTGCTTCCTTTCTGGGCATGGGACAAGACTTGCCACGCGCTTTCTCTCAGAAAGCACCCcaaataattgaaattcacaTCGATGGAGCGAGTGATTCCAATAGTGGCTACGGGATGGCCGTTAGGAAGGTTGTAGATTTTATGTATACAAGCGTCATCGAGCTTTCTCTCAACGTTCTCTCTCAGGTGGTTGAGATAGCCAAGATCATGCAGATGGACAGAGTTTTAGAATATTGTGAAAGATTCCGACAGAGTGTCCAAACTTCTGGCATAACTACTGTTGTCGACAGTAAACTTCCCAGCCAAGAAGATCCACAGCAAATAAAGAAGGATCCTGATTATCAACTGGACAATCTTATAACTAATAATTTTGTTGCTGGCGAATCTTTACCTCCGCAGGAAATTGGTGACAGTAAAGACCAAACAACTCAAACTAATATTTTTACTCATTCTAATTCGAATGTTTTATCAGTTTCCAACAATTGTTTAGTGTTAAGTTCAACAGCTGTGACTTCTTCAGCCTCTGTACAGCCATGTGAAACTATTAATGGTCAGCCTTTTCAGGTATCAGGTAGTACTGCTGAAACAATTTTCGAAGAATCTACACCTATCCAAGACATAACCACAGATAGTTTAATGGACGAAACTTTATCAACATTAGTGACGCATACAACTACCTCAACAAACACAACTTccattattactactgctactaatattAATTCAGTTTCAAATTCAGAAAATCAAAATTTAAGTCCCACAATTGAAAGTGATAAAACGGAAGATTCAGTGGAGACAGGTAAGCCTGACACGGAACCTGAAGCACAGATCGAACTTGAAGAAAAATCGCTATCTCAATGTCCAGGGGCTGTGCGTTCAAGTCTTCGAATACGACTCGGTAAGAAACACACGCGTAGTCGATCCATTTACAGAAACAAGGGTAAAACGAGATCACGTCTACACACTTCTTCAAATAACAATCAAAATTCTGCCAACAATAAcgacagtagtggtggtaatggtaagtGTAAGAAGCTTGGTAAGGTAAATAATGTGAATTTTGAAGTATACGTCTGTGATGACTGCCTGTACAGTACCTATAGTTTCTATCATTTTAAAAGACATCAAAAAATACACTTGGAAGGTAAATATGGTTGTGATAAATGTGATTATAAAGCCAACAAATTGAAAACTCTTACAGATCATAACCGAAGCCATTTACATGCTGAACTTCAATGCAGTTATTGTGATTATAAAGCTACTAATGCTGAAGAACTTACATTGCACTTATCTCGACATAGTGGGGAACAtccatatttctgttgtttgtgtgatatgaaatttaaaacaaaaactcaACTCAATTTGCATGCACCTAAGCATTCAGAAGACAAACCATTTGTATGTCCAAAATGTTTTGCAGGTTTCAAATGGAAGCATGCCCTCAAAAGTCATATGGTGGTACATAGCAATACTAAGGACCAtttgtgtgatgtttgtggtTTTGCAACTGCACATAAAAGTCAGCTTAAGGCTCATCATCTTATACACACAGGGGAAACGTTCAAGTGCACTGTTCAAGGTTGTATATTTCAAGCATTAAAGAGGCAAAATCTCAAGTATCATATGTTGACACACACTCATGAAAAACCACATGTTTGTCGGGTGTGTAACCAAAGTTTCTCACTCATCAAAAACATGAAACGGCACATGTTGCTTCATTCAAACGATCGGCCATACAAGTGTGACCATTGCTCATTCACATCAACACGGTATGACAAACTCAAAGAACATTTATTAAAACAGCATGGCATTGGGGAaaggccaaacaaaaaacatcGAATTTCTGATTACCAGATTAGTAACAACAATGGACTGTTTACTGAATCAtatgaagaagcagaagaaaatagcacaaaagaagaaaacacaatTCCTCCCACAACAACACAAATTGTCATTACAGCTTCAGATGACATCCCTGTACCATTTGCTATTACAAGAGTCAATAGTGATGGTTTTACAGAAATAAGTTATCCTACCATTCAGTATGTGTAA